From a region of the Cololabis saira isolate AMF1-May2022 chromosome 8, fColSai1.1, whole genome shotgun sequence genome:
- the LOC133448296 gene encoding transcriptional regulator Myc-1-like, with amino-acid sequence MLQSFCQSPDWFCSEPLLFDDEFCQSLMKDLQALPTPPQSPPTKAGPGDGKPLSKEDQLSYVSDILLEDHDMQQLGWPCSDLFRPDAAGKEDGGPSRPGSPLEAGGEDCLWQCLAEEKLVVSMLGSSPLLSDIDTSIFEEIAGSMLDCQDLMGAQEPSEATSDYGSASSEMSPCSSSDSEEEIDVVTVTRCPSSPSPPPSSSDLSVRKQKQQQEEEEQRALQRHMFEIQLQHNYAAPCPASPPLPSSKRSRGGDGSSSRSHHSLRSSHSSSSYSSSSSSSSSSSSSRYQHQQQSPRSSAETEDEEERRRTHNVMERQRRNELKNCFVRLRDNVPELSRNDKASKVVILKKARDCIYGLEDEARRLQGKRERLRAKQDELKARLERLRR; translated from the exons ATGTTGCAAAGCTTCTGCCAGTCTCCGGACTGGTTCTGCTCGGAGCCGCTTCTGTTCGACGATGAGTTCTGCCAGAGCCTGATGAAGGACCTGCAGGCGCTGCCGACGCCGCCCCAGTCGCCCCCCACCAAGGCCGGGCCGGGCGACGGCAAGCCCCTGTCCAAGGAGGACCAGCTGAGCTACGTGTCGGACATCCTGCTGGAGGACCACGACATGCAGCAGCTGGGCTGGCCCTGCTCCGACCTGTTCCGGCCCGACGCCGCGGGCAAGGAGGACGGCGGGCCCAGCCGGCCCGGCTCGCCCCTGGAGGCCGGCGGAGAGGACTGCCTGTGGCAGTGCCTGGCCGAGGAGAAGCTGGTGGTGTCCATGCTGGGCTCCAGCCCGCTGCTCTCCGACATCGACACCAGCATCTTCGAGGAGATCGCCGGCTCCATGCTGGACTGCCAGGACCTGATGGGGGCGCAGGAGCCCAGCGAGGCCACGTCCGACTACGGCTCGGCCAGCAGCGAGATGTCGCCCTGCTCGTCCAGCGACTCTG AAGAAGAAATCGATGTTGTCACGGTGACGCGCTGCCCGTCGAGCCCCTCCCCCCCGCCCTCGTCGTCCGACCTCTCGGTCCgcaagcagaagcagcagcaggaggaggaggagcagcggGCGCTGCAGCGTCACATGTTTGAgatccagctgcagcacaaCTACGCGGCGCCCTGCCCGGCCTCGCCGCCGCTGCCGTCCAGCAAGCGCTCGCGAGGCGGCGACGGCTCGTCGTCGCGCTCGCACCACTCCCTGCGCAGCTCCCACTCCTCCTCATCATACtcgtcatcctcctcctcatcctcatcctcgtcGTCGTCGcggtaccagcaccagcagcagtcGCCGCGCAGCTCGGCGGAgacggaggacgaggaggagcgGCGGCGGACCCACAACGTGATGGAGCGGCAGCGGCGCAACGAGCTGAAGAACTGCTTCGTGCGGCTGCGGGACAACGTGCCGGAGCTGTCGCGCAACGACAAGGCGTCCAAGGTGGTGATCCTGAAGAAGGCGCGGGACTGCATCTACGGCCTGGAGGACGAGGCCCGCCGGCTGCAGGGCAAGCGGGAGCGGCTCCGGGCCAAGCAGGACGAGCTGAAGGCGCGGCTGGAGCGGCTGCGCCGGTAG